Proteins encoded within one genomic window of Pseudalkalibacillus sp. SCS-8:
- a CDS encoding phage replisome organizer N-terminal domain-containing protein, protein MPEVKWIKLSTQMFEDEKIRLIECMPESDALLIIWIKLLTQAGKTNANGYIYLNETIPYTDEMLATIFNRPLNIVRLALRTFEEFGMIEIKDDHFITISNWEKHQNVEGLDKIRKQTRERVARHREKKRLQSGNGTCNVTVTDGNATDIDKELERDIDKDIEKDSERKNGKDKFKTKSIKAYDFYKQHIGKANSKIKKEIEVWNKVLDEELVIEALIRSIDLNKPSWTYARGILSKWTKHNVQTLDDVGALDLEFLNNRKEGDRGKSFGKHHRDSPSETSSITGGQTGRIRRRGSS, encoded by the coding sequence ATGCCTGAAGTAAAATGGATTAAGCTGAGTACTCAAATGTTTGAAGATGAAAAGATCCGACTGATCGAGTGTATGCCTGAATCCGATGCACTGTTAATCATCTGGATCAAGTTATTGACACAAGCAGGAAAGACCAATGCCAATGGTTACATCTATTTGAATGAAACAATCCCCTATACCGATGAAATGCTGGCAACGATATTCAATCGTCCTCTTAATATTGTCAGGTTAGCCCTGAGAACTTTTGAGGAATTCGGAATGATCGAAATTAAGGATGATCATTTCATCACCATCAGCAACTGGGAAAAACATCAGAACGTCGAAGGGCTTGATAAAATCCGAAAACAAACCCGGGAACGAGTGGCGAGACACCGGGAAAAGAAGCGACTCCAATCAGGTAACGGTACATGTAACGTTACGGTAACGGATGGTAACGCAACAGATATAGATAAAGAATTAGAAAGAGATATAGATAAAGATATAGAAAAAGATTCTGAAAGAAAAAACGGAAAAGATAAATTTAAAACCAAAAGTATAAAGGCATATGATTTTTACAAACAACACATCGGAAAAGCCAATTCCAAAATCAAAAAAGAAATAGAAGTATGGAATAAGGTTCTAGATGAAGAACTGGTCATCGAGGCATTGATACGTTCCATCGATTTAAATAAACCGTCATGGACCTATGCAAGGGGCATTCTTTCAAAGTGGACGAAACATAATGTTCAAACATTGGATGATGTTGGAGCACTTGATCTCGAGTTTTTGAACAACCGAAAGGAGGGTGACCGTGGAAAATCGTTTGGAAAGCATCATCGAGACTCTCC
- a CDS encoding helix-turn-helix transcriptional regulator has product MEYINLKYIKSRRINLRITQQHMARLLGFKHASTYLKYEKGDYCFKAHHLPLIARELRCDLNQLFFGNNFAESAKTNYKHSEFCNEPLTKYVTRIYHSFFQSRHLEILPYHTQSLIKSFSFSQIS; this is encoded by the coding sequence ATGGAATATATTAATCTGAAATATATCAAATCAAGACGGATAAACCTCAGGATTACGCAACAACATATGGCTCGATTGCTTGGCTTTAAGCATGCCTCCACATACTTGAAGTATGAGAAGGGGGACTATTGTTTTAAAGCACATCACTTGCCGTTGATTGCGAGAGAACTTCGATGTGATCTTAATCAGCTTTTTTTTGGGAATAACTTTGCTGAATCAGCAAAAACGAATTATAAACACTCGGAATTCTGCAATGAACCTCTTACGAAATATGTAACACGAATCTACCACTCATTCTTTCAATCTCGTCACCTGGAAATCCTGCCTTATCATACACAGTCGCTTATAAAATCTTTTTCCTTTTCCCAGATATCCTGA
- a CDS encoding helix-turn-helix transcriptional regulator, with protein sequence MSVIGHRIKKLREQRNWSQLTLSKKIGINNSVLSRIEAGKRNVEDDLITKFVELFEVTSDYLLGYTDNPDKTVTNKLDNIDESEWPEAYNVLRRANKKLTDKEKRKMLRLIEELFLDDEEEEQKDGKADEGGTGKS encoded by the coding sequence ATGTCCGTAATTGGTCATCGTATAAAAAAGCTGAGGGAACAGAGGAATTGGTCTCAACTTACTCTGTCCAAAAAGATTGGGATCAATAATAGTGTTTTGTCCCGTATTGAAGCTGGCAAGCGAAATGTTGAGGATGATCTAATAACAAAATTTGTTGAATTATTTGAGGTTACCTCTGATTATTTACTGGGGTATACAGACAATCCGGATAAAACCGTAACGAACAAATTAGATAATATTGATGAATCCGAATGGCCAGAAGCTTATAATGTGCTACGAAGAGCTAATAAGAAGCTAACAGATAAAGAGAAAAGGAAAATGCTTAGACTAATCGAAGAGCTATTTTTAGACGACGAGGAGGAAGAGCAAAAAGATGGGAAAGCAGACGAAGGTGGTACCGGAAAAAGTTAG
- a CDS encoding ImmA/IrrE family metallo-endopeptidase has product MGKQTKVVPEKVRMDLIKEEVSKCLRSNSFNSPPINAKGIIQTVTNTKIQETTEIDDAFVVYNKENDEYGIVINTDHVEGRINWTYAHELGHILLDHVAYLNDSDLTENQRKIIEREAHVFARELLMPEEVLRENLIDPITVQQIGKLTECFNVSWTAIINRLDELGIKSREEILDMIENRNKTEKLTCTAQDVYINVNKQFPNNEMRFKECPQCKNNDFSEHAEYCKKCGYHLYNQCGETECEKINVVDALYCEFCGALTLLGGISEGKFTSI; this is encoded by the coding sequence ATGGGAAAGCAGACGAAGGTGGTACCGGAAAAAGTTAGGATGGATTTGATCAAGGAAGAAGTAAGTAAGTGCTTGCGATCCAATTCCTTTAATTCACCACCCATCAATGCCAAAGGAATCATTCAAACAGTTACCAATACCAAAATTCAAGAAACAACTGAGATTGACGATGCATTTGTCGTCTACAATAAAGAAAATGATGAATATGGCATTGTCATCAACACGGATCATGTTGAAGGCAGAATCAACTGGACGTACGCACATGAGCTTGGTCATATCCTATTGGATCATGTAGCTTATTTGAATGATTCTGATCTTACAGAAAATCAACGAAAAATCATTGAACGGGAAGCCCATGTATTTGCACGAGAGCTGTTAATGCCTGAAGAAGTACTTCGAGAGAATTTAATAGACCCCATCACTGTCCAACAAATTGGGAAATTAACTGAGTGTTTTAATGTCTCCTGGACAGCGATCATCAATCGGTTGGATGAACTAGGGATAAAATCGAGAGAAGAAATTCTAGATATGATAGAGAATCGTAATAAGACGGAGAAGTTGACTTGCACCGCGCAGGATGTATACATAAATGTAAACAAACAATTTCCTAATAATGAAATGAGATTTAAAGAATGTCCACAATGTAAAAATAATGATTTCTCCGAGCATGCTGAGTACTGTAAAAAGTGTGGATACCATTTGTATAATCAATGTGGGGAAACAGAGTGTGAAAAGATAAACGTTGTCGATGCTTTGTATTGTGAATTTTGTGGAGCCTTAACACTCCTAGGAGGTATATCAGAAGGAAAATTCACTTCTATTTAA
- a CDS encoding Panacea domain-containing protein gives MASAIDVAKYFINLSQPGTNENITNLKLQKLLYYAQGFFMALNDTDEPLFDEEIQAWVHGPVVPEVYREFKGFSYKDININYHDEVLELTQVEIELLDEVWRNFGRYNGKDLERLSHTEPPWIQAREGLAPYDYGDNEINPQEIRAYFAQEYIVER, from the coding sequence ATGGCTAGTGCAATAGATGTTGCAAAGTATTTTATTAATTTAAGTCAACCTGGAACTAATGAGAATATCACAAATTTAAAATTACAAAAGTTGTTATATTATGCCCAAGGCTTTTTTATGGCATTGAATGACACAGATGAACCTTTATTTGACGAGGAAATACAAGCTTGGGTTCATGGTCCTGTAGTACCTGAAGTTTATCGTGAATTTAAGGGTTTTTCTTACAAGGATATTAACATAAATTATCATGACGAAGTTCTTGAACTCACTCAAGTAGAAATTGAGCTATTAGATGAGGTTTGGAGGAACTTTGGGAGATATAATGGTAAGGACTTAGAAAGACTTTCACATACTGAACCTCCTTGGATACAGGCGAGGGAAGGACTAGCTCCTTATGATTATGGTGACAATGAAATTAATCCTCAAGAGATAAGGGCGTATTTTGCACAGGAATATATAGTTGAGAGGTAG